The Zingiber officinale cultivar Zhangliang chromosome 2A, Zo_v1.1, whole genome shotgun sequence genomic sequence cATTAATAAAATTCATCAATAAATTGTTATCAAACATATAAATAaacaattttttaatataaataaatacgttctaaaaattaaattaattaaatttaataatttaatagtaTCTATAAAACAAGTTCAACTGAAACTCGAAGCAAATTCAGTGTTAGACAAaagaagttaagttaaatttgaatacacatttaagtaatttaattaattttaaattcaactttATTAAATATGTTTAAAGAACAGGAACTTTAGTTGCATttgacttgttttttttttattttttataatatctttaaaatttaaaatttaagataaattatttattttaataaatttaaataattatttttcactGTAAAACACACTATATCAAATTATCATAAAAGTTtcataatatttaatatttattttttattatctaattttttttcttttatttttttttaaaaaattaaatgttattttaatattttcattcTTTACATTTAGAGACTAGtatttatgaaatttaaatttaaaaaatgataagCTATTTAATgtaaaagtttttttatttaaaatataaaatttaaaataaattatatatcgaGTAAAGTTAATATGAATACTCATGGTTAGGCCGTGAAAAATATATCTCTATTTGGTATCTAATTTGTCCCTGAGTTATAATATCAAATATTCATGATTCGAACATCAATTACgatgtatttatagaaatttttcattCAAATAAAAGGATGTAATTAAATGTTGGATTTCTAAATTGATCATTGCGTACACTTCTCGATTTATTCTGATCatcgataaaaaaaatttcatggGATCGAACACatctcaaaaataattaataagattaattgaaataatcattttttttctatttgatatctaatttattatttaaccgTGGACCATATTACTGCTTGGGTGAGTAAGACCAATATAAAGCAAAGTTTGTAGGAGTTAATTTGAGATTTCAAAAAATATACGGGAGCAAATGCAAATGAGGCTGTGCCTAGAAATATTACTATATTAGCGAACTGAGAGAGGGGAAGGGCCTTAGTAGGGACCGCTGGGATTCCTCTTCGGCCCCGATACCATCGCCATCCGTCCTAGGGTTCGCCGTCCGGCACCTACTTCTTGGTACAGCGGCCCTCCCGGCCCTTCCTCCGCCTGCGTAACTGCCCTCCTTGATGCAGGACAGCGCGGCTGCGGAGGACGGCGACAAGGAGACTTTCGCGAAGAAACCGCGGCACTGCGAAGCAAAGATGCCCCTTGCTGATTCCAACGAAGACTCCTTCCTCTTTCCCGTGGAGGAGATCGTCCAGTACCCGCTGCCGGGATACGTCGCCCCCTCCGCCATCAGCTTCAGCCCTGATGGGCGCCTGATCTCCTATCTCTTTAGCCCCGATGGTACGCTCCATCGTAAAGTCTTCGTCTTTGACGTTGCTTCGCGGCGGCAAGAGCTGGTGTTTAGCCCACCTGATGGAGGCGGCCTCGACGAGAATAATCTCTCGGCTGAAGAGAAGCTGAGGCGGGAGAGGTCAAGGGAGAGGGGATTGGGTGTCACGAGGTACGAGTGGAAGGCGAGGTCAACGCCCTCTTCTTGCTTTCCTCCAGGGAAGCCCACTATCATGGTGCCATTGCCAAATGGGGTCTGTGCGCTGCCTTATTTCCTGATTTGATTGGCTAGTGTTGAAATTCAGCTAGTAGGCCGATTGTATTCGAAGTAGTTTCGGTTTGATCATTAAAATGCTTCATCAGAAGTAGTTATCCTATGTGCTGCTGAACTGGCTGACCTTAAACTTTTTTTCTTTGAGACAGAGATATCAAGTGATCATTATCTGTTTCATCAGGTATATTTCCAGGAAATATCAGGCTCAGAGCCAGAACTCAAGCTGACATGTTGTGCTGGTTCGCCAATCATTGACCCACATCTGTCACCAGATGGAAGCAAGCTCGCATATGTCAGAGATGATGAACTCCACGTTTTGAATCTGTCTGGTGGGGAACCTAACCAATTAACTTTTGGAGCAAGTGCAAACCAAAAGGTTGGATGTTCGTATCTTGTTAATGCGTTACACATGGTTGAATTTACCTTTCTAGTTTTGGTGTTTGGAAAATAAAATCATGTGCTTGTGATATGTATCCAATATTATCCTATCTTTTGCTCTGGTAACCTTAAGTACTTTGGTTTGTCTTGTAACTTGGCATTTAACCATTTGGACGAGTTCCTTTTAGTATGCCAAATAATGAGCAATGAAGTGTACGTGTAGAAGCTCATGGTTCAATGTTTTCTTTAAGTTCTCTCCTGTTGCTTATGTAGCTTGGTTGTCTCATCATAAGATGTATCAGGTTACTGAAACCTGTTTTCTATTCAAAGGAAATTGATCTTTCTGCAGTTCCTTAGAAAAAAGCTTTCAGAAGGTTTCACAGATCGAGGTGGTTGCCGGGTAGAAAATGTTGATTCCTTACTCATTATATGGAATATGTGCAATTTCCTTGCACATTATATGGACTAGATGGCATAACTAGGTTTTTCTTTTTGGTAGGGGACCacaacaaatataattaaaagaACCACTGAAAAAAGATAAATCTCAAATtcgtatttaaaaataaaaataatgttttcTTTGAAATCTTGTTCTCATTGCATTAATTAGGAAAATCTAAGATAAATGTGCAACATATTTCCCTTTTGTTCGGCATTGAACAATCGATGGACAACTTGTTTTATCATTGCTTTGGATGTGAAGCACAAACACACTCAAGCTCTACTGCTTTTAGCAgacatttttttttgttcttccaATAATATGTTTGTGAAGTTTAAACTATTGCAATTCCCCTAGCTACAAACAGAAATAATTTCAGGTGACCATTCTTTGAGTACTGTGCTTGAATTTAGATCTATTTCACATCTACTCTAATTTGTAGGATTCTTCTATTCTTGGTAGTTGTCATATTAGCATAGAATGAAATAAGTATAgtaggataaactttgaaatgcATTAATCTAACCAAACTACATATCTTAGGATACAAGAACCCCTTCCTTTTACTTCCTAATGgttgtttttatttaaaataagtgAAAAATTATCAAGAGATGTAATGAAACTATAGTTTTGAGGTTGTACCATGCTCGTGGAAGATTGATGGTGGAAGTTAAAACTATTCAATATGTTTTTCATACAAGAAACTAGTATAGTGATACATAAATAATAAAAGAGGCAATGCACTTTCTCAAAAGACTGAGTTTCTTTTTTCCCCGAAGATATCAAAGGCCAAAATTTATTGTTGGATTCATGCATACCAAGCGAAGTTAGGTGAGAAGTGATGTCAACTTTATGGTCTCAGAGAACTTCTGATAGAAGGAAGATATAGTAAGTAGCCTCAGAGAGCACATAACTCGAGCAAGATCATGGATAGAAGTTGGGAAAGCATAGAAAGGACCAAGGAAGAGGTCGAAGGAAAGGAAGTGATGGGGTTTGGAAACATTCTAGGAGATCTTGATATGCCAACTAAATGCATAGGATACTGATTTAGGTCCCGGAGACAAGGAAAATGGAGGTGGTCATTGCAATTACAATACAGTAAGAGGGGACTGCAATACGAGCAGGAATCAAAGGGATGACCATGATTTTTTTTCCATATTCTTAGGGGACACCTGTATTATTCTGTGGATTGTGTTGAGGCAGCTCTCTATTTTATGAAAAGGTCACCACTTACCTTCTGAAAAATTATGTTATGTGCATGGATTGCAGGTGCAACAAATATAGTTTGTTTTCCAACCAGGCTCGAATTTGCCAATTTCTCACTTCTGGTCCAATTTATTCGGTTGGATTTTATTGTGTTGTAAAACTTGTTCTGTTGTTGTTCAATGCACTGTTAATGTCAAATCGAAGTTGGGTGATTGGGAGGGCCCATATCCATACATGCAAATTTTGCTAGACGATGGAAGTTTCTGCTAATCCTTGTGTCCAACAAGGATTATGCTAGAGAAATTGTAATGCAACACAAAAGAAGCCCGATAGTCTACATATCTCTGTAACAACTGTTGAATGAAATACAGTGGCAATGTGTGAGCTCCTAGAATTTCTTATCAGCATAGTCATGACAAGGCACCTGGTTCTTTTAGTTACAGTACTGCTGGGAGTTGGGAGGTATATTAGTGATAAGGCTGTCTATATCCTTGGAATATGCTGATCATCCTGAGTTTGCTAAAAAAAACTCATTGGTAAAACCCTCTCTTACTGTATTCTATGAGCTCATTAGATTGTCTATAGATATTATTGAAATACTGTCTTCAGAAACAGATGTTAGGAAAATATTCCTTCAGAAAAAAGATCAGACATAGTACTATTATATTGAAGCAACATAGCATGTCACTAACTGATTTGGAGTTAACTCTTTGCAATGTCTGTATTTGGGTTCACTATGCACAAAGCAGTGCATctcttgatatattttttttcctgatTTTCTTATAAACTAGGATTATTTCTATACAAATTTTGCAGATTGTATATGCTGTGAGCTTGAATTTATATGCACACATTTTCATGGTTGCTACCACACCTACGCTTGTTTTTGTTAATAAACTTATTGTATATATGAATCTCTTATTTGATATCTTCATTCAGAGTATCTAACAGTTCTGATCTGTTCTGTTTTCAGACTTATGGTCTTGCTGAATACATTGCTCAGGTGCAACTTTTCTCCGCTCTCTGAAATTATAAACATTCTCATGCTAGAccattgaaaataaatttattgtTCCTCCAATTATTTCTTTGGCCATAGGAAGAGATGGATAGGAAGACTGGATTTTGGTGGTCTCTTGATAGCAAGTATATTGCATTTGCTGAGGTTGACTCAGCTGAGATCCCTCTTTTCAGAATCATGCACCAGGGGAAAAGTTCAGTTGGCGTAGATGCACAGGAAGACCATGCATACCCTTTTGCTGGAGCTGCTAATGTAAAGGTTCGACTTGGAGTTGTTCCTGCCTCTGGTGGTGAAGTTACTTGGATGGACCTTATTTGTGGATTATCAGGTGAAGCTGGTGGAGATGCAGAATATCTAGCTAGAGTCAATTGGATGCCAGATAATTCTCTTATAGCTCAGGTCCTCAACAGGTCCCATTCCAAATTAGAGATTTTGAAGTATGATATTCAAACTGGACAaaaggaaattttacttgtagaAGAGCACGATATCTGGATAAACTTGCATGATTGCTTCACACCTTTAGATAAAGGAGTGAATAATTTTTCTGGTGGTTTCATTTGGGCAAGTGAAAAGACTGGTTTTAGGCACCTCTACCTTCATGACAAGAGTGGGGCTTGCTTAGGACCCATTACACAAGGTAATTGGATGGTTGAGCAAATTGCCGGTGTAAATGAAAATGCAGGTCTTATTTACTTCACTGGCACCATGGATGGGCCATTGGAATTTAACTTATATTGCACTAGCCTTATTCCAGACTGGACTATTCCTTTAAAACCACCAATGAGGTTGACTCATGGCAGTGGAAGACATGCAGTTATCCTTGATCATCAGATGCAGAGATTTGTCGATGTCCATGATTCTCTTAACTCTCCTCCCAGAGTAACCCTTTGTTCCTTGCACGATGGGAGTCTGATATTTCCGTTGTATGAGCAGCCTCTTAGTGTTCCTCGTTTTAGAAAGTTACAACTTCTATCACCGGAGATTGTGCAAATATCTGCTAAAGATGGTACAACTTTGTATGGGGCTTTATACAAACCTGATGCACAAACATTTGGGCCACCTCCCTATAAAGCATTGATTGGTGTTTATGGTGGTCCTAGTGTTCAGCTTGTGGTTGATTCATGGATAAATACAGTTGACATGAGAGCGCAATACCTACGGAATAAGGGAATCTTAGTGTGGAAGGTAAATCTGTTTGCTATTGTCTTTTGTTTTTAAGTTTCTAACTAAAATATACTCTCTATGCACTGCAAtctgatttattttttaattagtacATTTTTGTTAAAGATGCATATCCAATAGC encodes the following:
- the LOC122040864 gene encoding dipeptidyl aminopeptidase 4-like isoform X2, with translation MQDSAAAEDGDKETFAKKPRHCEAKMPLADSNEDSFLFPVEEIVQYPLPGYVAPSAISFSPDGRLISYLFSPDGTLHRKVFVFDVASRRQELVFSPPDGGGLDENNLSAEEKLRRERSRERGLGVTRYEWKARSTPSSCFPPGKPTIMVPLPNGVYFQEISGSEPELKLTCCAGSPIIDPHLSPDGSKLAYVRDDELHVLNLSGGEPNQLTFGASANQKTYGLAEYIAQEEMDRKTGFWWSLDSKYIAFAEVDSAEIPLFRIMHQGKSSVGVDAQEDHAYPFAGAANVKVRLGVVPASGGEVTWMDLICGLSGEAGGDAEYLARVNWMPDNSLIAQVLNRSHSKLEILKYDIQTGQKEILLVEEHDIWINLHDCFTPLDKGVNNFSGGFIWASEKTGFRHLYLHDKSGACLGPITQGNWMVEQIAGVNENAGLIYFTGTMDGPLEFNLYCTSLIPDWTIPLKPPMRLTHGSGRHAVILDHQMQRFVDVHDSLNSPPRVTLCSLHDGSLIFPLYEQPLSVPRFRKLQLLSPEIVQISAKDGTTLYGALYKPDAQTFGPPPYKALIGVYGGPSVQLVVDSWINTVDMRAQYLRNKGILVWKVTN
- the LOC122040864 gene encoding dipeptidyl aminopeptidase 4-like isoform X1, which encodes MQDSAAAEDGDKETFAKKPRHCEAKMPLADSNEDSFLFPVEEIVQYPLPGYVAPSAISFSPDGRLISYLFSPDGTLHRKVFVFDVASRRQELVFSPPDGGGLDENNLSAEEKLRRERSRERGLGVTRYEWKARSTPSSCFPPGKPTIMVPLPNGVYFQEISGSEPELKLTCCAGSPIIDPHLSPDGSKLAYVRDDELHVLNLSGGEPNQLTFGASANQKTYGLAEYIAQEEMDRKTGFWWSLDSKYIAFAEVDSAEIPLFRIMHQGKSSVGVDAQEDHAYPFAGAANVKVRLGVVPASGGEVTWMDLICGLSGEAGGDAEYLARVNWMPDNSLIAQVLNRSHSKLEILKYDIQTGQKEILLVEEHDIWINLHDCFTPLDKGVNNFSGGFIWASEKTGFRHLYLHDKSGACLGPITQGNWMVEQIAGVNENAGLIYFTGTMDGPLEFNLYCTSLIPDWTIPLKPPMRLTHGSGRHAVILDHQMQRFVDVHDSLNSPPRVTLCSLHDGSLIFPLYEQPLSVPRFRKLQLLSPEIVQISAKDGTTLYGALYKPDAQTFGPPPYKALIGVYGGPSVQLVVDSWINTVDMRAQYLRNKGILVWKLDNRGTARRGLKFEGHLKHNFGQLDVEDQVTGVEWLVKQGLAKAGHIGIYGWSYGGFLSAMSLARFPNTFCCAVSGAPVTSWDGYDTFYTEKYMGLPDENPEGYEYGSIMHHVDKLKGKLLLVHGMIDENVHFRHTARLVNSLIAAGKPYEILLFPDERHMPRRLRDRVYMEERIWEFIERNL